A region of Salirhabdus salicampi DNA encodes the following proteins:
- a CDS encoding DUF3231 family protein encodes MPEKPEITSSELGTLWLTYQQKTMIMRMLEYFIEKADDENAKNIMTNLYGEIEPYAEKIIDIFQNEGAAIPVGYTAKDVNKGVPKLYDNGFDIMFVRLIKEISMAMHSSNITMAYREDIVMLFKELTSITQKYYNLCTQYLLEKGLLPRSPYVSMPQSVEFVKSTNFLGGIAINPFSEKRTLNTVEIAHLHHAIESNVTGMQMIIGFAQCANEREVKNFFNEGAELAKSIIKELSETLLHSGIQAPAPSGGNATRSTVPPFSDKIMMYCTSLFCSFSLGSNSLGTAFSLRNDLPAKMTVFSKDIFEYAHKGAKIMIKNGWMEEPPQIEERKK; translated from the coding sequence ATGCCTGAAAAGCCTGAAATTACGTCATCCGAGTTAGGTACTCTATGGCTTACATATCAACAGAAAACCATGATTATGCGAATGTTAGAGTACTTTATTGAGAAAGCAGATGATGAAAATGCTAAAAACATAATGACCAACCTATATGGTGAGATTGAACCATATGCTGAAAAAATCATTGACATTTTTCAAAATGAAGGTGCTGCTATACCTGTCGGATATACGGCTAAAGATGTTAATAAAGGTGTCCCAAAGCTTTATGATAATGGTTTTGACATTATGTTTGTTCGTCTAATCAAGGAAATTAGCATGGCAATGCATTCATCAAATATAACGATGGCATATCGTGAAGATATTGTAATGTTATTTAAGGAACTCACGAGTATTACTCAAAAATATTACAATCTTTGTACACAATACTTACTTGAGAAAGGGCTTCTTCCTCGTTCACCTTATGTTTCAATGCCTCAGTCTGTTGAGTTTGTTAAAAGTACAAATTTTCTAGGGGGAATAGCTATAAATCCATTCAGTGAAAAACGAACCTTGAATACAGTAGAAATTGCGCACCTTCATCATGCAATTGAATCAAATGTTACTGGTATGCAAATGATTATTGGTTTTGCTCAATGTGCAAATGAGAGAGAGGTAAAAAATTTTTTTAATGAGGGTGCAGAACTTGCGAAAAGTATTATAAAGGAGTTAAGTGAAACATTGCTACATAGTGGTATTCAAGCTCCCGCACCATCTGGTGGTAATGCAACCCGTTCAACAGTGCCTCCATTTTCTGATAAAATTATGATGTATTGTACAAGTCTTTTTTGTAGTTTCTCTCTAGGATCCAACTCACTCGGAACGGCTTTTAGTTTACGAAACGATTTACCTGCGAAAATGACTGTTTTCTCAAAAGATATATTTGAATATGCTCATAAAGGCGCTAAAATAATGATTAAAAATGGTTGGATGGAAGAACCACCGCAGATAGAGGAAAGAAAAAAATAA
- a CDS encoding rhodanese-like domain-containing protein yields the protein MYVLLFLSIIVFRFIYRRYMPVFGVSNISGNVSICNKKSNNIIIVDARDFQTSSQDMIKGSQNIPLAYIRRQYVDIPSKRIIVIASDAVEKNLSIRFLQKKGFTIVGYSIRKEQVDNCNYELQYASKKNSVKV from the coding sequence ATGTATGTTTTGCTGTTTTTAAGTATAATAGTGTTCCGTTTTATATATAGAAGATATATGCCTGTATTCGGCGTTAGTAATATTAGCGGTAATGTTTCAATATGTAATAAAAAGTCCAATAATATTATTATAGTAGATGCCAGGGATTTCCAAACATCATCCCAAGATATGATAAAAGGGTCACAAAATATACCGTTAGCATATATTAGAAGGCAATATGTAGATATACCGAGTAAGAGGATAATCGTTATCGCTTCAGACGCAGTTGAAAAAAACTTATCTATTCGCTTTCTCCAGAAAAAAGGTTTTACTATAGTAGGGTATAGCATAAGAAAAGAGCAGGTTGATAATTGTAATTATGAATTGCAATACGCAAGTAAAAAAAACAGTGTTAAAGTGTAA
- a CDS encoding LysE/ArgO family amino acid transporter: MTALLHGIILAFGLILPLGVQNVFIFNQGATQKYITKALPAIITAAICDTVLILLAVTGVSLVVLNFEWIKQIIFIVGFFFLMYMGWSILKSNHSLEHESFGVHFPAKRQIGFAASVSLLNPHAIIDIIGVIGPNSLAYKGMELTVFTLACIFVSWIWFFGLAIVGRLLGKVDTTGKLVKRFNIVSAFIIWGMAIYIGFQVF; encoded by the coding sequence ATTACAGCGTTATTGCACGGCATAATTCTTGCCTTTGGATTAATTCTCCCATTAGGAGTACAAAATGTTTTTATATTTAACCAAGGGGCAACACAAAAGTACATAACGAAAGCATTACCAGCTATTATAACGGCTGCAATTTGTGATACAGTACTTATCTTATTAGCTGTAACAGGTGTTTCACTCGTCGTGTTAAATTTTGAGTGGATCAAACAAATTATATTTATTGTCGGATTCTTTTTTTTAATGTACATGGGATGGTCTATTTTAAAAAGTAATCATTCCCTTGAACATGAATCGTTTGGAGTACACTTCCCAGCCAAGCGGCAAATTGGTTTCGCAGCCTCTGTTTCATTGTTAAACCCTCATGCTATTATTGACATTATCGGCGTAATTGGACCTAATTCATTAGCTTATAAAGGAATGGAATTGACCGTTTTCACTTTAGCTTGCATTTTTGTTTCGTGGATATGGTTTTTTGGTCTGGCGATAGTAGGAAGATTGTTAGGGAAGGTGGACACGACAGGTAAGCTAGTCAAACGGTTTAACATAGTATCGGCATTTATTATATGGGGGATGGCAATCTATATTGGTTTTCAAGTTTTTTAA
- a CDS encoding DUF2642 domain-containing protein, which produces MYQNIPHTHNTGLLPPGYYMHSPNLKNTMKSTNPSYHIDLEPVFHEHLMLHLNQRVQVATINEKLTGKLSGVAIDHLQLTVDGVDYHIRFEHVIYFKLAK; this is translated from the coding sequence ATGTACCAAAATATTCCTCATACTCATAATACAGGTTTATTGCCTCCTGGATATTATATGCACTCACCTAATCTGAAAAACACGATGAAATCAACTAATCCTAGTTACCATATTGATTTGGAACCGGTTTTCCATGAACATCTCATGCTACATTTAAACCAAAGAGTCCAAGTAGCTACGATTAACGAGAAATTAACGGGGAAATTATCCGGAGTTGCAATTGACCATTTACAACTAACTGTAGATGGTGTCGATTATCACATTCGATTTGAACATGTCATTTATTTTAAGCTGGCAAAATAA
- a CDS encoding Fpg/Nei family DNA glycosylase, whose translation MPELPEMENYRLLLKNKIEGKEITDVFVNREKSINVQSTIFEDKTRQQRICAIHRRAKQLLFYLDNGHVLLLHLMLGGWMFYGKEEDKPDRTIQIHLSFGEEHLYFIGLRLGYLHLFEEKEVETKLQDLGPEPLDINFSLNAFQDLVSNKRGRIKTTLVDQSFLSGIGNCYSDEICFHAKILPTRNMNDLAYNEIIQLYHSIRQVLQQATQYGGYMDYPLYKGDRKTGGVEPFLNVYDREGENCKRCGSKITKEEVSSRKCFYCKGCQK comes from the coding sequence ATGCCAGAACTACCTGAAATGGAAAACTATCGGTTGTTGCTGAAAAATAAAATAGAGGGAAAAGAAATTACAGATGTTTTCGTAAATAGGGAGAAATCCATTAATGTTCAATCAACTATTTTTGAAGATAAAACGAGACAACAAAGGATTTGTGCAATTCATCGTCGTGCAAAACAGTTGTTATTTTACTTAGACAATGGTCATGTTTTACTTCTACACCTTATGTTAGGTGGTTGGATGTTTTACGGTAAAGAAGAGGATAAGCCTGACCGAACCATTCAAATACACCTTTCATTTGGGGAAGAACATCTTTATTTTATTGGATTACGGTTAGGGTATCTTCATTTATTCGAGGAGAAGGAAGTCGAAACAAAACTACAGGACTTAGGTCCAGAGCCATTAGATATTAATTTTAGTTTAAATGCTTTTCAAGATTTAGTTAGTAATAAGCGTGGTCGAATCAAAACTACACTCGTGGATCAATCCTTTTTATCTGGAATTGGGAATTGCTATTCAGATGAAATTTGTTTTCATGCCAAAATCTTACCTACAAGGAATATGAATGATTTAGCTTATAACGAAATCATTCAGTTATATCATTCCATTCGACAAGTACTTCAACAAGCAACTCAATATGGCGGGTATATGGATTACCCATTATATAAAGGAGATAGGAAGACTGGTGGCGTTGAACCATTTTTGAACGTATATGATCGTGAAGGTGAGAATTGCAAACGTTGTGGTTCAAAAATTACGAAGGAAGAAGTTTCATCTAGAAAGTGCTTTTACTGTAAAGGCTGCCAAAAATAA
- a CDS encoding GNAT family N-acetyltransferase — protein MGSEIKFLEGKHVYLRPFEEDDIDYFFDNALWDREIRKLTGTQTVFSRISVQKFIERVAMDDSRIDLIISTRETNELIGDLALTEIDHINRNAQIRVGIFQKEYRGKGYGTDALSLILEYAFDILHLHRIGLSVYPFNPRGIKSYEKLGFKQEGIIRDELFYNGEYHDSIIMGVLKNEFHKRH, from the coding sequence ATGGGAAGTGAGATAAAGTTTTTAGAAGGAAAACACGTTTACTTAAGGCCTTTTGAAGAAGATGATATCGACTATTTTTTTGACAATGCACTTTGGGACCGTGAAATTCGGAAGTTAACTGGTACTCAAACAGTATTTTCACGTATTAGTGTACAAAAATTTATAGAAAGGGTTGCCATGGACGATTCCAGGATTGATTTAATCATTAGTACACGAGAAACGAATGAATTAATTGGGGATCTCGCACTTACGGAAATTGACCATATAAACCGCAATGCACAAATAAGGGTTGGGATATTTCAAAAAGAATATAGGGGAAAAGGATACGGAACCGATGCTTTATCTTTAATCTTGGAATATGCCTTTGACATATTACATCTTCATCGAATTGGTTTGAGCGTGTACCCTTTTAATCCTCGGGGAATTAAGTCTTATGAAAAACTTGGCTTTAAACAGGAAGGTATTATAAGGGATGAGTTATTTTATAATGGAGAATACCACGATTCAATAATAATGGGGGTTTTGAAAAACGAGTTTCATAAACGTCATTAA
- a CDS encoding NUDIX hydrolase, whose amino-acid sequence MSDKWLEWVKRIRAISQAGLTYAKDDFDRERYEELQAISADILAQHSEMEIGSIRHLYKYEQGYQTPKVDVRGVVFSQGKVLMVKEKRDNGWALPGGFCEVGLSPVENIVKEIREEAGYEVLPTRLLAVLDMEKHSHPPQPYHYYKIFIQCKIIGGKAKHSIETSGVNFFEEGRLPNLSLARNTEEQIHIVFQFLKDPKKQSIFD is encoded by the coding sequence ATGAGTGACAAGTGGCTAGAATGGGTAAAAAGAATTCGGGCAATATCACAAGCGGGGCTTACGTATGCAAAAGATGATTTCGACCGAGAACGATATGAGGAACTACAAGCAATAAGTGCGGATATACTTGCACAACATTCGGAGATGGAGATAGGTTCGATTAGACATTTATATAAGTATGAACAAGGTTATCAAACGCCGAAAGTAGATGTAAGAGGCGTCGTGTTTTCTCAAGGAAAGGTTTTAATGGTTAAGGAGAAAAGAGATAATGGTTGGGCATTACCAGGTGGTTTTTGTGAAGTAGGCCTATCCCCAGTTGAAAATATTGTAAAGGAAATTCGAGAAGAAGCTGGATATGAGGTCTTGCCAACAAGGTTATTAGCAGTGTTGGATATGGAAAAGCATTCGCATCCACCTCAACCGTATCATTATTATAAAATATTTATTCAATGTAAAATTATTGGCGGAAAGGCTAAACATAGTATCGAAACAAGTGGAGTTAACTTTTTCGAGGAAGGTCGTTTGCCTAACCTTTCGTTAGCAAGAAATACAGAAGAGCAAATTCACATCGTTTTTCAATTTTTAAAAGACCCAAAGAAACAGTCAATCTTTGACTAA
- a CDS encoding DUF3231 family protein, which translates to MEEVNHNVQLTSAEVANLWSQYMNDSMASCVLKYYIKCAKDQDIKEVLQYALELAERHLDKIKSFLSQEKYPIPVGFNDNDVDLNAKPLFSDKFIIFYIHIMTIHGLTGYAGAVSTSIRSDQIDYFVKCSKETMELHKRITKVMVEKGIISRPPSITPAEDVDFVTKQSFLTGWFGDRRPLTAIEASGVYFNMKKDVLKIALELGFSQVAESKEIRNYVDRGKKICEKQFDILDSIMSDNDISSPPRYNDEVLSTTKSPFSDKLMLFHIVTLISTASGYYGAAFSVSQRRDLATTYAVLIAEVMKYAEDGMNIMIKNGWMEQPPTFSDRNELKNKNEGN; encoded by the coding sequence ATGGAAGAGGTAAATCATAATGTTCAGTTAACATCAGCAGAGGTTGCGAATCTCTGGAGCCAATACATGAACGATAGCATGGCATCCTGTGTTCTAAAATATTATATAAAATGCGCTAAAGATCAAGATATTAAAGAAGTTTTACAGTATGCACTGGAACTTGCTGAAAGACATTTAGATAAAATTAAATCATTTTTATCGCAAGAAAAGTATCCTATCCCGGTTGGGTTCAACGATAATGATGTGGATCTAAATGCTAAACCATTATTTTCGGATAAATTCATAATTTTTTATATTCATATTATGACAATTCATGGTTTAACTGGATATGCAGGTGCGGTTAGTACGTCTATACGTAGTGATCAAATAGACTATTTTGTTAAGTGCAGTAAAGAGACGATGGAGTTACATAAAAGAATTACAAAAGTTATGGTAGAAAAGGGGATAATTAGTAGGCCACCTTCTATAACACCCGCAGAAGATGTGGATTTTGTTACGAAACAAAGCTTTTTAACAGGGTGGTTTGGTGACCGAAGACCACTTACAGCTATTGAAGCAAGCGGTGTTTATTTTAATATGAAAAAAGATGTTTTAAAAATTGCTTTAGAATTAGGATTTAGCCAAGTCGCTGAGTCGAAAGAAATCCGTAATTATGTAGACAGAGGGAAGAAAATTTGTGAAAAGCAATTTGATATTTTAGATTCTATAATGTCTGATAATGACATTTCGTCCCCTCCTAGATACAATGACGAAGTTTTAAGTACAACAAAATCTCCGTTTTCAGATAAGCTCATGCTATTTCATATCGTTACGCTCATTTCAACAGCTTCCGGATATTATGGAGCAGCCTTCTCTGTATCACAACGACGGGATTTAGCCACGACTTATGCTGTATTAATTGCAGAAGTTATGAAGTATGCTGAGGATGGTATGAACATTATGATAAAAAATGGGTGGATGGAGCAACCCCCGACTTTCTCTGACCGAAACGAATTGAAAAATAAAAATGAGGGAAATTAA
- a CDS encoding CBO0543 family protein, with product MIHVLISTIFIAACYKWGDWKRWRTYYPTILFFMVGDLLYNVLFYDYPMWMFHDGPIPLFHYDVIISLLHMFTRYPATVILYLSLFPAGKVKGIVWGLTWIGVYSLIEVFDLYIGSISHHNGWSLWWSVFFNISIFLMLKIHHHKPLLAWGLSLMWTLLLWNMLDIPVSILK from the coding sequence ATGATACATGTTTTAATCAGCACAATATTTATTGCAGCATGTTACAAATGGGGTGATTGGAAAAGATGGCGAACATATTATCCAACTATCCTTTTCTTTATGGTTGGAGACTTACTATATAATGTTTTGTTTTACGACTATCCTATGTGGATGTTTCATGATGGCCCAATCCCATTGTTTCATTACGATGTCATTATTTCCTTATTGCATATGTTTACTCGCTATCCTGCAACTGTAATTTTATATTTAAGCCTGTTTCCAGCCGGGAAAGTTAAAGGGATTGTGTGGGGATTAACTTGGATTGGGGTTTATTCACTAATAGAAGTGTTTGATTTATACATAGGTTCTATTAGTCATCATAATGGATGGTCATTATGGTGGTCGGTCTTCTTTAATATTTCTATTTTCCTCATGTTAAAAATTCATCATCATAAACCATTACTTGCTTGGGGGCTTTCGTTAATGTGGACCCTGCTTCTATGGAATATGCTTGATATACCAGTTTCCATTTTAAAATAA
- a CDS encoding DMT family transporter, translated as MAYLYLFLGIISEIFGTTMLKASDGFTKVLPILGAIFGFGFALFFLALSFKTIPLSVAYATWCGVGIAGASIISMIIWKEKLNLPGIIGMALIVIGIVLLNVTAQPNQTSEKSLHKQHQMTIQ; from the coding sequence ATGGCGTATTTATATCTTTTTTTAGGAATTATCTCCGAAATTTTTGGAACTACAATGTTAAAGGCCTCTGATGGTTTTACGAAAGTTTTACCGATTTTAGGTGCAATTTTCGGGTTTGGTTTCGCGTTATTTTTCTTAGCTTTATCTTTTAAAACCATACCTTTAAGTGTTGCATATGCAACATGGTGTGGAGTTGGGATAGCCGGCGCATCCATTATTAGTATGATTATTTGGAAAGAAAAGTTAAACCTACCCGGAATAATAGGAATGGCCTTAATTGTAATTGGAATAGTGTTACTAAACGTGACGGCACAACCAAACCAGACTAGCGAGAAGTCACTTCACAAACAACACCAAATGACTATACAATAA
- a CDS encoding DUF2512 family protein: MSGLVMKLFMCPIGVILAWIMFPNVFYTTIFQPIIIGFILAVSAHLMEILILRKLTFWVSTIADFIAATLIVYFVSQLQVTYVTFFGAILTALLLTITEIIQHRWLIKSGKTKKK, from the coding sequence ATGTCAGGCCTCGTCATGAAATTGTTTATGTGCCCAATTGGGGTTATATTAGCTTGGATTATGTTTCCGAATGTATTTTATACAACTATATTTCAGCCAATCATTATTGGTTTCATTTTAGCAGTATCAGCACATTTGATGGAGATTCTTATATTAAGAAAATTAACGTTTTGGGTGAGTACTATAGCCGATTTTATCGCCGCAACGCTCATCGTCTATTTTGTCTCACAATTACAAGTTACATATGTTACGTTTTTCGGTGCTATATTAACTGCGCTTCTGTTAACGATAACGGAGATTATCCAACATCGTTGGTTAATAAAAAGTGGGAAAACAAAGAAAAAATAG
- a CDS encoding glycine/sarcosine/betaine reductase selenoprotein B family protein produces MTETFKSKQLRSGLWNTVNERYPGSMITKDSYVPLANITKPISESRLTFVSTAGVQPKGTMPFDTVHPVGDYTYRKVPSHLKQEDLEIHQLKYPTFGANEDINVIFPIKRLQELADEGVIGGLTDHFFSFIGYNMDPTLLEETLAENIADAVVKDHADIALLSPA; encoded by the coding sequence ATGACGGAAACCTTTAAATCAAAACAACTACGTTCAGGACTATGGAATACTGTTAACGAAAGGTATCCAGGTTCTATGATTACAAAGGATAGTTACGTACCATTAGCAAATATAACGAAGCCGATTTCAGAGTCTCGTTTAACATTTGTCAGCACAGCAGGGGTACAACCTAAAGGTACGATGCCCTTCGATACAGTACATCCAGTTGGAGACTATACATATCGAAAAGTGCCTTCTCATTTAAAACAAGAAGATTTAGAAATTCATCAATTAAAATATCCTACGTTTGGAGCCAATGAAGATATTAACGTAATTTTTCCCATTAAGAGATTACAAGAATTAGCGGATGAAGGTGTAATTGGGGGATTAACCGACCATTTCTTCTCATTTATCGGCTACAATATGGACCCAACTCTTTTAGAAGAAACATTGGCTGAAAATATTGCTGATGCTGTAGTGAAGGATCATGCAGATATTGCTCTGTTGTCTCCCGCATGA
- a CDS encoding histidine phosphatase family protein, giving the protein MSTTIFFVRHAHSIYTPDELRRPLSNRGMEDTKRVTNRLKQEEIDCVISSPYKRAIQTVEGVAKQLNQKVIIEADLRERKLAGVSVDNFDYASEKVWSDYSFSWSGGESNVVAQQRGVKTMMWILQTYKGENIVIGTHGNIMVLIMNYFDEKYGYSFWKQLNMPDIYKLSFHDRSLKTVEHIPI; this is encoded by the coding sequence ATGAGTACTACTATATTTTTTGTTCGTCATGCCCATTCCATTTATACACCAGATGAACTAAGAAGGCCATTATCCAATAGAGGGATGGAAGATACAAAAAGGGTTACGAATCGGTTGAAACAAGAGGAGATTGACTGTGTAATTTCAAGCCCATACAAACGGGCTATACAAACAGTTGAAGGAGTTGCTAAGCAACTCAATCAAAAGGTCATCATTGAAGCTGATTTAAGAGAGAGAAAATTAGCAGGAGTTTCTGTGGACAATTTTGACTACGCTAGTGAAAAGGTATGGAGTGACTACTCTTTTTCGTGGAGTGGTGGAGAATCTAATGTTGTAGCTCAACAAAGAGGTGTGAAAACAATGATGTGGATTTTACAAACGTATAAAGGGGAAAATATTGTAATTGGTACACATGGAAATATTATGGTGCTTATCATGAATTATTTTGATGAGAAGTATGGCTACTCATTTTGGAAACAGCTAAACATGCCTGACATCTACAAGCTATCTTTTCATGATAGATCTTTAAAAACTGTCGAACATATTCCAATTTAA
- a CDS encoding aspartyl-phosphate phosphatase Spo0E family protein has product MSERNTLLQQIEEKRKELNQCAHEKGLNNEQVLQCSKEMDQLIQQYMQFHK; this is encoded by the coding sequence ATGTCGGAGAGGAACACACTTCTACAGCAAATTGAGGAAAAACGGAAAGAGTTAAACCAGTGCGCTCATGAAAAGGGCCTTAACAATGAACAAGTATTACAATGTTCAAAGGAAATGGACCAATTAATTCAGCAATACATGCAATTTCATAAATAG
- a CDS encoding CBO0543 family protein yields MRIQEYINLGWNIESYIYVTVILFGIVTLIYFLRLNWKLYGLLFLLATIIGNVLCYIFVKLGFYSYPYVLFPKILIMPVTAVTFAFPAFVLIGVYFSPVKWVWKIPFYWTLIHIGMFCETYALNKTRIIEYNFKWDFWDSYTWWWIFFLLFEWIGGLIIPSHLRRPINLHHLQYGRIGWAIIHFVLIVTIFLGGYYVGTMQ; encoded by the coding sequence ATGAGAATCCAAGAGTATATAAATTTAGGTTGGAATATTGAATCCTATATTTATGTAACAGTCATCCTATTCGGTATTGTTACGCTAATCTACTTTTTAAGGTTAAACTGGAAGTTGTATGGATTATTATTTCTATTGGCTACAATTATTGGGAACGTCTTATGTTACATCTTTGTGAAGCTTGGTTTTTATTCATACCCTTATGTTCTATTTCCAAAGATTCTCATTATGCCAGTAACAGCTGTTACATTTGCATTCCCCGCATTTGTACTTATCGGTGTTTATTTTAGTCCTGTTAAATGGGTTTGGAAAATACCGTTCTACTGGACACTCATACATATAGGGATGTTTTGTGAAACTTATGCTTTAAATAAGACGAGGATCATTGAATATAATTTCAAATGGGACTTTTGGGACTCCTATACGTGGTGGTGGATTTTCTTCTTATTATTCGAATGGATAGGAGGCTTAATCATACCGAGTCACTTACGTCGTCCAATCAACCTCCATCACTTACAGTATGGTAGGATTGGCTGGGCCATTATTCATTTCGTCCTCATCGTGACCATTTTTTTAGGCGGTTATTACGTGGGAACTATGCAGTAA
- a CDS encoding STAS domain-containing protein: MKSLGKFPEFMSEVTVLNAINENIILADKAYNVIWLNEAAVQLMEHVVPLFNIDHVEDLIGVNMGHFHRKPAYQKSIMDNLTTTHSSRINIKDTYIADIIINPVKVEGEIKGYVVLLMDITTKAQEDERKEQLISELSVPILHIWENALAVPLIGPLDEKRLDKVIYKILNECKSRKADYVAIDLNGVTEWTEEIRYQLERMVQALKVMGADPLIVGIKPQLAKHLHGFSDQEQFFTSTKAATEYIISKNK, translated from the coding sequence GTGAAATCGTTAGGGAAATTTCCGGAATTTATGTCTGAAGTTACGGTATTAAACGCAATTAATGAAAATATCATTTTAGCTGATAAAGCATACAATGTGATCTGGTTAAATGAAGCAGCGGTTCAATTGATGGAACATGTAGTCCCGCTTTTTAATATTGATCATGTAGAGGATCTTATCGGAGTAAATATGGGCCATTTTCATAGAAAACCAGCCTACCAAAAATCAATTATGGATAACTTAACAACTACACATAGTTCGAGAATAAATATTAAAGATACGTATATAGCCGATATCATTATTAACCCTGTTAAAGTTGAAGGGGAAATAAAGGGTTATGTTGTATTATTAATGGATATTACGACGAAAGCACAAGAGGATGAGAGAAAAGAACAATTAATCAGTGAGTTATCCGTTCCCATTTTACATATATGGGAAAATGCTCTGGCAGTACCCCTAATTGGACCTCTAGATGAGAAAAGATTGGACAAAGTGATTTACAAAATTTTAAACGAATGTAAAAGCCGCAAAGCAGATTATGTTGCAATCGATTTAAATGGTGTAACAGAATGGACTGAGGAAATACGTTATCAATTAGAACGGATGGTTCAAGCACTTAAAGTTATGGGAGCCGATCCGTTAATTGTAGGCATTAAACCTCAACTAGCAAAACATTTGCACGGTTTTTCTGATCAGGAACAATTTTTCACATCTACAAAGGCGGCTACAGAATATATTATATCTAAAAATAAGTAA
- a CDS encoding CBO0543 family protein, producing MNVQLKTEINHSYELIETANHIKLNTWIEHILFTPHWWGSVALSVVPWVMWFVVHSRERRYRLLFVGFIATIIASFLDFLGVQFGLWMYYYEVFPWIPAYLPWDWTLIPVIIMLLLEWKPKLSPYIKAFLFAFLTAFVGEPLFVYFQYYEPINWYNTYSFIIYFILYLICHKSSRLQGFQHIEK from the coding sequence ATGAATGTTCAACTAAAAACAGAAATAAATCATTCTTATGAGCTTATCGAAACAGCTAACCATATAAAGTTGAATACGTGGATAGAACATATATTATTTACCCCTCATTGGTGGGGAAGTGTCGCATTGTCAGTGGTTCCTTGGGTAATGTGGTTCGTAGTGCATAGTCGTGAGCGAAGATATCGATTGCTCTTTGTCGGTTTTATTGCAACTATTATTGCCTCTTTTTTAGATTTTTTAGGTGTTCAGTTTGGATTGTGGATGTATTATTATGAGGTTTTTCCGTGGATACCTGCTTATCTACCGTGGGACTGGACATTAATTCCGGTCATAATCATGTTATTGCTTGAGTGGAAGCCGAAGTTATCTCCATATATAAAAGCATTCCTATTCGCTTTTTTAACGGCATTTGTTGGTGAACCACTGTTTGTTTATTTTCAATATTATGAACCAATTAATTGGTACAATACGTATTCCTTTATAATATATTTTATACTTTATCTTATCTGTCATAAAAGTAGTCGTTTGCAAGGGTTTCAACATATAGAGAAATAG